A window of the Sulfurospirillum tamanense genome harbors these coding sequences:
- the ciaB gene encoding invasion protein CiaB, producing MKHYEKDLETLYMYITKEHQRLGQLYAVAEGGGSDEDKALCARLLEIAGLEPRTENIVAVLGRVVGLRDESLVQALAQEGKSEEITRTKHAMYDAVREIYHARHEATLLFVEENQLLDPFYRRLLRGVHEVGVALSAWQPTWTRVIIEGVNERLKKRYGTTGAVVAMLAQKGLLEKDGKEDADRSYSVLAEDGEGGYKSLAYAKAFPEEVACVAVALEALIEDLEGLEDTLFDQKEAWLTYFEALRLAFTETDNARLIPLWRNVDRAWMDITTPLQVGHPLEYYEDHYKKAVALEWDVRLCNPKALREVKVKASVKGMYARAFAPFLNPKTQGIYEKSLANLERVQLYLGRPALFYGAELSGLFSAQVVPNDEAVSQALGKKIFAFADNVLDSARAKPFLEIQRDVLGKAFMHEERTVLFRQEALWHRVYEVSTIGHEFGHVLWMDETTEAVMNGDGMFKNIEEFKATLGGLVAFFEEDEEALRAPLLRDTIKRSVGLIGWMKTPEVQPYYCEGLMHLHGLFESGVLHFDGALHVRMEHYEAAKRWYQACYQSLGEHYVAKRLAGEFLNRYVALDETGVFVPKATAVREFVEYYWALYCLKGRTLDTEETRADWM from the coding sequence GTGAAACACTACGAAAAAGATTTAGAAACCCTTTACATGTACATCACAAAAGAACACCAACGCTTGGGGCAATTGTATGCCGTAGCAGAAGGTGGTGGAAGCGATGAAGACAAAGCGTTGTGCGCTCGGTTGCTCGAAATTGCAGGATTAGAACCAAGGACAGAAAATATCGTCGCGGTACTAGGCAGGGTGGTGGGCCTTCGGGATGAGAGCTTAGTGCAAGCGCTGGCACAAGAGGGCAAAAGTGAAGAAATCACACGCACAAAACACGCGATGTATGACGCTGTGCGGGAGATTTACCACGCACGCCACGAAGCAACACTGCTTTTTGTGGAAGAAAACCAGCTACTTGACCCTTTTTACCGCCGTTTGTTGCGGGGCGTGCATGAGGTTGGGGTGGCGCTAAGTGCGTGGCAACCCACATGGACACGTGTGATTATCGAAGGGGTGAACGAGCGCCTTAAAAAGCGCTACGGCACCACAGGTGCGGTGGTGGCAATGTTGGCTCAAAAAGGGTTGTTGGAAAAAGATGGTAAAGAAGATGCCGACCGCTCTTACTCAGTACTAGCAGAAGATGGGGAGGGCGGTTATAAAAGCCTCGCGTATGCTAAAGCTTTTCCTGAAGAGGTCGCGTGCGTGGCCGTGGCGCTAGAGGCGTTGATTGAGGACCTTGAGGGACTGGAAGATACTTTGTTTGATCAAAAAGAGGCGTGGCTTACCTATTTTGAAGCCTTGCGCCTTGCTTTTACGGAAACAGACAACGCACGCCTCATTCCTCTATGGCGAAATGTGGACCGCGCGTGGATGGACATCACAACGCCGTTGCAAGTGGGACACCCTTTGGAGTACTACGAAGACCACTACAAAAAAGCCGTGGCACTGGAGTGGGATGTGCGTTTGTGTAATCCCAAAGCCTTGCGCGAGGTCAAGGTAAAAGCCTCAGTAAAAGGGATGTACGCACGTGCTTTTGCCCCTTTTTTAAATCCCAAAACGCAGGGCATTTACGAAAAAAGTCTGGCCAATTTAGAGCGAGTGCAGTTGTATTTGGGACGGCCTGCGTTGTTTTATGGAGCAGAGCTTAGTGGGCTGTTTTCGGCCCAAGTGGTGCCCAATGATGAGGCCGTGAGCCAAGCTTTAGGGAAAAAGATTTTTGCTTTTGCGGATAACGTGTTAGATAGTGCGCGTGCTAAGCCGTTTTTGGAAATCCAGCGTGACGTGCTTGGCAAAGCGTTTATGCACGAAGAGCGCACGGTGCTGTTTCGCCAAGAAGCCTTGTGGCACCGGGTGTATGAAGTGAGTACCATCGGGCACGAATTTGGCCATGTGCTGTGGATGGATGAGACGACCGAGGCGGTCATGAACGGAGATGGGATGTTTAAAAACATCGAAGAGTTTAAAGCCACCCTTGGGGGACTCGTTGCTTTTTTTGAAGAAGACGAAGAGGCCTTACGGGCACCTTTGTTGCGGGACACCATCAAGCGTTCAGTGGGGCTCATTGGGTGGATGAAAACTCCTGAGGTGCAGCCGTATTATTGCGAAGGATTAATGCACTTGCACGGGCTTTTTGAAAGTGGTGTGTTGCACTTTGATGGAGCTTTACATGTAAGGATGGAACACTACGAAGCGGCGAAACGTTGGTACCAAGCGTGCTATCAAAGTTTGGGTGAGCATTATGTTGCCAAACGTTTGGCGGGAGAGTTTTTAAACCGCTATGTGGCACTTGATGAGACGGGTGTGTTTGTGCCCAAAGCCACAGCCGTGCGGGAGTTTGTGGAGTATTATTGGGCGCTTTATTGCCTTAAAGGGCGCACCCTTGACACGGAGGAAACCCGCGCCGATTGGATGTAA
- a CDS encoding MerR family transcriptional regulator, whose protein sequence is MALIDSDKPIIPLSSVAQMLSAKLRTLRMYEEKGLLPVHEHGKKLYSINDLRLIAFVHYLVSFKKVNANGVRFVLELLNEHLDGEQKEALLTSVEELIEKVSPKEIDSEFEDF, encoded by the coding sequence ATGGCGTTAATTGATTCGGATAAACCGATTATACCTTTGAGCAGTGTGGCGCAAATGCTTAGCGCAAAACTGCGCACGTTGCGCATGTATGAAGAGAAAGGGCTTCTACCTGTGCATGAGCATGGCAAAAAACTCTACTCCATCAATGATTTGCGTCTGATTGCCTTTGTGCACTACCTTGTGAGTTTTAAAAAAGTTAACGCCAATGGCGTGCGGTTTGTGCTGGAACTGCTTAATGAGCATTTAGACGGTGAGCAAAAAGAGGCGCTGCTAACTTCTGTGGAGGAGCTAATCGAAAAAGTCTCACCCAAGGAAATTGACAGCGAATTTGAAGATTTTTAG
- a CDS encoding ATP-binding protein, with amino-acid sequence MSQWLSAARVLEENTKEGNYFEAQSGIYALRRVQTLLETTFPQMMFLLGEPGSGKSFMLHHLKRLYEKKRLCVLIENPFLSPAQLLQRLLSCAGITATSHDVEALRLQAVEAYTGVDHLIMLDEAQLMSAQLREFVRILSDSKVFYFLIAMHQREGEEMLSLAHFHSRPHQVIYLGDLQPSECVPYLAKELQSVGFFNVEALLGKRLMEEAWRYSRGNFRNFKKCFYHLFLLLDYAQTHQKKEFLKPSLVLLRMAAIRARVLASELNTDDFDQLLHEARRKSGGKHKALVASLVMVVGMGAVWYYTHTALFSPHAKREKSLGVEYVAPSSEVELKTHEETFSSEPLHVKDEALPMEPLVEEQTQAIATQEAEEIAQEEIIKEEIIKEETIKVEHNTASVLQNPNLPPPTSLPKTIRILPFRGVSTATGLDEQY; translated from the coding sequence ATGTCTCAATGGTTAAGTGCGGCAAGAGTGCTTGAAGAAAATACCAAAGAAGGAAATTATTTTGAAGCACAAAGCGGCATTTATGCCCTAAGGCGCGTGCAAACCCTCCTTGAGACAACCTTTCCCCAGATGATGTTTTTACTGGGCGAGCCTGGAAGCGGGAAGAGCTTTATGCTTCATCACCTAAAGCGCCTGTACGAAAAAAAACGCTTGTGCGTGCTGATTGAAAACCCTTTTCTAAGCCCTGCCCAATTGCTCCAACGGCTTCTTTCTTGTGCAGGCATTACCGCCACATCTCATGATGTAGAGGCTTTGCGCCTTCAGGCGGTTGAGGCATACACAGGGGTAGACCATCTCATTATGCTCGATGAGGCTCAGCTTATGAGTGCCCAATTGCGAGAATTTGTGAGGATTTTAAGTGATAGCAAGGTGTTTTATTTTTTGATTGCAATGCACCAACGCGAAGGAGAAGAGATGCTCTCCTTGGCCCATTTTCACTCACGCCCCCATCAGGTGATTTATTTGGGGGATTTGCAACCTAGCGAATGCGTCCCTTATCTTGCCAAAGAGTTACAATCTGTTGGCTTTTTTAACGTGGAAGCTTTGCTGGGAAAACGCCTTATGGAGGAGGCGTGGCGTTACAGCAGAGGAAATTTTCGCAATTTTAAAAAATGTTTTTACCACCTATTTTTATTGCTCGATTATGCCCAAACCCACCAAAAAAAAGAGTTCCTAAAACCCTCTTTGGTGCTTTTGCGTATGGCGGCTATCCGAGCGCGCGTTCTTGCTTCAGAGCTAAACACGGATGATTTTGACCAGCTTTTGCACGAAGCGCGCCGCAAAAGTGGCGGTAAGCATAAAGCATTGGTGGCCTCTTTGGTGATGGTGGTGGGAATGGGTGCTGTGTGGTACTATACCCATACGGCGTTATTTTCCCCACACGCAAAACGTGAAAAGTCTCTGGGTGTAGAATACGTAGCACCAAGCAGTGAAGTCGAACTTAAAACCCACGAAGAAACCTTCTCTTCCGAACCTTTACATGTAAAGGATGAAGCACTTCCCATGGAGCCTTTGGTGGAAGAGCAGACACAAGCCATTGCCACCCAAGAAGCAGAAGAAATCGCCCAAGAAGAAATAATTAAAGAAGAAATAATTAAAGAAGAGACGATCAAGGTAGAGCATAATACGGCATCCGTTTTGCAAAATCCAAATCTGCCTCCTCCGACTTCTTTGCCAAAAACAATTCGCATCCTCCCTTTCAGGGGAGTTTCAACAGCTACTGGGTTGGATGAGCAGTATTAA
- the gpmI gene encoding 2,3-bisphosphoglycerate-independent phosphoglycerate mutase, with the protein MNQTHKTILVITDGIGHNPSEEFNAFAAATKPTYDNLFETTPHALIRTSGLAVGLPAGQMGNSEVGHMTIGSGRILYQNLVKISMALKEGSLRENPALAQLLSQCETIHVVGLLSDGGVHSHVEHFLGVADLAINQGKKVWLHPITDGRDVSPSSGLGFVKTLEQTHAEAIASLSGRFYAMDRDNRWERVEAAYNVMATASSKTNETPSAYMERMYAEGISDEFIEPVAFEGFEGIKAGDGVVFINFRNDRMRQLVRAFGVEHFEEFTRSYVPLQIVTMTQYDATFPFPVMFAPEPSKETLGNVIAKAGYSQFHTAETEKYAHVTFFLNGGTEEPEENETRVLIPSPNVTTYDLQPQMSAPEVGQAVLKAIEAGYDFIVVNFANGDMVGHTGNFEAAKKAVEAVDIELGKVLEKGKANGYNLVITSDHGNCEAMQDISGERLTNHTLFDVYCFVVAPDVDEVKAGGLSNIAPTVLKLMGLPIPKGMDEPLV; encoded by the coding sequence ATGAACCAAACACATAAAACAATTTTAGTCATCACGGATGGCATTGGACATAACCCTTCGGAGGAGTTTAACGCCTTTGCCGCAGCCACAAAACCAACCTACGACAACCTTTTTGAAACCACTCCGCATGCGCTTATTCGTACTAGCGGACTAGCCGTGGGGCTTCCTGCGGGGCAAATGGGCAACAGCGAAGTAGGGCACATGACCATTGGCAGCGGTCGGATTTTGTACCAAAACTTGGTGAAAATCTCCATGGCATTAAAAGAAGGTTCTTTGAGGGAAAACCCTGCCCTAGCCCAGCTTTTGTCCCAATGCGAAACCATCCATGTTGTGGGGCTTTTGAGTGATGGCGGGGTGCACTCGCACGTGGAGCACTTTTTGGGCGTGGCGGATTTGGCCATAAACCAAGGGAAGAAAGTGTGGTTGCATCCCATTACTGATGGCAGAGATGTGAGCCCAAGTTCAGGACTTGGTTTTGTCAAAACACTTGAGCAGACCCACGCGGAGGCCATTGCTTCGTTGAGCGGACGATTTTATGCTATGGATAGAGACAACCGCTGGGAGCGCGTAGAAGCGGCGTACAATGTGATGGCAACAGCCAGTTCAAAGACCAATGAAACGCCTAGTGCCTACATGGAACGCATGTATGCCGAAGGCATTAGCGATGAGTTTATTGAGCCTGTGGCCTTTGAAGGGTTTGAAGGGATTAAAGCAGGAGATGGGGTGGTGTTTATCAATTTCCGCAACGACCGCATGCGTCAACTTGTGCGCGCGTTTGGTGTGGAGCATTTTGAGGAATTTACCCGCTCTTATGTGCCACTGCAAATCGTGACCATGACCCAATACGATGCTACCTTTCCTTTTCCGGTGATGTTTGCGCCAGAGCCATCCAAAGAGACCCTTGGCAATGTCATCGCTAAGGCGGGGTATTCACAGTTTCATACGGCTGAAACGGAAAAATACGCCCATGTGACCTTCTTTTTAAATGGCGGCACAGAAGAGCCTGAAGAGAACGAAACACGGGTGCTTATTCCTAGCCCAAATGTTACCACGTATGATTTGCAGCCCCAAATGAGCGCGCCCGAAGTTGGCCAGGCGGTGCTTAAGGCGATAGAAGCGGGGTATGATTTTATTGTGGTGAATTTTGCCAACGGCGACATGGTGGGCCATACGGGCAATTTTGAAGCAGCTAAAAAAGCGGTTGAAGCAGTAGATATAGAGCTTGGAAAAGTGCTGGAAAAAGGTAAAGCTAATGGATATAATCTTGTAATTACAAGTGACCACGGCAATTGCGAAGCCATGCAAGATATTTCTGGTGAGCGACTCACAAACCATACGCTATTTGATGTGTATTGTTTTGTAGTGGCACCTGATGTAGATGAGGTAAAAGCAGGGGGGCTTAGCAACATCGCCCCGACGGTTTTAAAGTTAATGGGTTTGCCTATTCCTAAGGGAATGGATGAGCCATTGGTTTAG
- a CDS encoding tyrosine-type recombinase/integrase, producing the protein MREFLFDFRINEKRYRKIETLIERTGWNKKEYEREAQRLLIEYRRSIETNTGNLQINANTKLNELWELYFQTLDKSKSWTEAKASFYKRYLKEPLGKKKLDSIQEHHIMAIIRKLQTEGMATRTINTTLEILRPLFDFAIKNKALRDNPTRFIVLKKDNTKKIVINGAEMFKRIFEGINDYYSTQPFYRALFLFGFTGRRKSEILKLKWENVDLENGYYWIEDTKNNEKQKYELPRFIKEALLQIPDTHTGLVFKSPKTGKMIENTDRQMNQLKKHLNMPELTLHYMRNVLVSALAERGTEAITLSGMLGHKDATTINKYLSLSYHNSSKKGNVTMGQIIDAEVVE; encoded by the coding sequence ATGAGAGAGTTTTTATTTGACTTTAGAATAAATGAGAAACGATACCGAAAAATTGAAACACTTATAGAACGCACGGGCTGGAACAAGAAAGAGTACGAAAGAGAAGCCCAAAGACTATTAATTGAATATCGAAGAAGCATAGAAACAAACACGGGTAATCTTCAAATCAATGCAAACACAAAACTAAACGAACTTTGGGAGCTTTATTTTCAAACCCTTGACAAGTCGAAAAGCTGGACTGAGGCAAAAGCCAGTTTTTACAAACGCTACTTAAAAGAGCCTTTGGGTAAAAAGAAGCTTGATAGCATACAAGAGCATCACATTATGGCGATTATCCGAAAACTACAAACTGAGGGAATGGCTACACGCACTATCAATACCACCTTGGAGATATTGCGCCCTCTTTTTGATTTTGCCATTAAGAACAAAGCATTAAGAGATAATCCTACACGCTTTATCGTGCTAAAAAAAGACAATACAAAAAAGATAGTTATCAATGGGGCTGAAATGTTTAAACGCATTTTTGAGGGCATTAATGACTACTACAGCACTCAACCCTTTTACCGTGCCTTGTTTCTTTTTGGTTTTACGGGGAGGCGTAAAAGTGAGATACTAAAGCTCAAGTGGGAAAATGTAGATTTAGAGAATGGCTACTACTGGATAGAAGATACCAAAAATAACGAAAAGCAAAAGTACGAACTCCCCCGATTTATCAAAGAAGCACTTTTACAGATACCCGACACCCACACGGGCTTAGTGTTTAAAAGTCCAAAAACGGGAAAGATGATTGAAAATACAGACCGCCAAATGAATCAATTAAAAAAGCACCTCAACATGCCCGAATTAACACTTCACTACATGCGAAATGTTTTAGTAAGTGCTTTAGCTGAGAGGGGAACTGAGGCGATAACCCTTAGTGGAATGTTAGGACACAAAGACGCTACAACAATCAACAAATACTTATCTTTGAGTTATCACAATTCCAGTAAAAAAGGGAATGTAACGATGGGGCAAATCATAGATGCTGAGGTGGTAGAATGA
- a CDS encoding helix-turn-helix domain-containing protein — translation MVQNTHNEWLSPSGLEAEYEIKKSTQAKYRMEAKIPFCKIGKFIRYNRAEINAWIASHKMEVAS, via the coding sequence ATGGTACAAAACACACACAACGAATGGTTAAGCCCCTCAGGCTTAGAGGCTGAGTACGAAATCAAAAAAAGCACTCAAGCTAAATACCGCATGGAAGCAAAAATTCCCTTTTGCAAGATTGGTAAATTTATCCGCTATAACAGGGCTGAGATTAACGCATGGATAGCCTCGCATAAAATGGAGGTGGCATCATGA
- the murD gene encoding UDP-N-acetylmuramoyl-L-alanine--D-glutamate ligase, translating into MKRSLFGYGKTTQALAKSGGWDIYDDSFTCKETDAYGNALLPPSAFDPLQSALELPSPGFPPTHPLVQKALHVTSEYDYFFPHMPPCVWITGTNGKTTTTQMIGHLLKEKGAVTGGNIGTPLAELSFDAPLWILETSSFTLHYTSKARPNVYVVLPIKPDHLSWHGSMEAYETAKLKPLEMMHEGSVAILPKRYASLTTNAHLIPYENSQDLAAFLGLEAESLSIKEPFLMDALLALVVQRVLFGTITPQAFDTFVLDPHKLQELRDAQGRLWVNDTKGTNLDATIEALKRYQDKPIEIILGGDDKGVDLTHLFETMQSLHVKIYAIGTNTQKLMDLAATFGLVATPCHTLAHAVKAIDKSLSNKGVGLLSPAAASLDQFSSYVERGEMFMDLVRGLK; encoded by the coding sequence ATGAAACGCTCGCTTTTTGGTTATGGGAAAACCACGCAAGCCTTGGCTAAAAGCGGTGGGTGGGATATTTACGATGATAGCTTTACATGTAAAGAAACGGATGCTTATGGCAATGCTTTGCTTCCTCCAAGCGCCTTTGACCCTTTGCAAAGCGCCCTTGAGCTCCCAAGTCCCGGTTTTCCACCCACACATCCCTTGGTACAAAAAGCCTTACATGTAACGAGCGAATACGACTATTTTTTCCCGCATATGCCCCCTTGCGTGTGGATTACGGGCACTAATGGCAAAACGACTACGACGCAAATGATTGGGCACTTACTCAAAGAAAAAGGAGCTGTTACGGGCGGGAACATCGGCACACCCTTGGCTGAACTTTCTTTTGATGCTCCTTTGTGGATTTTAGAAACCAGCTCCTTTACGCTCCATTATACTTCCAAGGCGCGTCCCAATGTGTACGTGGTGCTCCCCATTAAGCCCGACCACCTCAGTTGGCATGGCAGCATGGAAGCCTACGAAACAGCCAAGCTTAAACCTCTTGAGATGATGCATGAGGGCTCTGTTGCTATCTTACCCAAACGCTACGCTAGTCTCACCACCAATGCCCACCTCATCCCCTATGAAAATTCTCAAGATTTAGCGGCGTTTCTAGGCCTTGAAGCAGAAAGCTTGTCTATTAAAGAACCTTTCTTGATGGACGCCCTGCTCGCCCTTGTAGTGCAACGGGTTTTATTTGGCACCATCACACCACAAGCCTTCGACACCTTTGTCCTTGACCCTCACAAGCTCCAAGAACTTCGTGATGCCCAAGGACGCTTGTGGGTCAATGACACCAAAGGCACCAACCTAGACGCCACCATTGAAGCCCTTAAACGCTATCAGGATAAGCCCATTGAGATTATCCTAGGCGGCGATGACAAAGGGGTGGATTTGACCCACTTGTTTGAAACAATGCAATCTTTACATGTAAAGATTTACGCCATTGGCACCAACACCCAAAAACTCATGGACTTGGCCGCAACCTTTGGTCTCGTCGCCACCCCTTGCCACACACTGGCCCACGCAGTAAAAGCGATAGATAAATCACTTTCAAACAAGGGCGTGGGACTTCTCTCCCCTGCGGCGGCAAGCCTTGACCAATTTTCTTCGTATGTTGAACGAGGAGAAATGTTTATGGATTTAGTAAGGGGCTTAAAATAA
- a CDS encoding EAL domain-containing protein — MNFDKKWRKLLEVVDYAFQPIVNAYSGHVYAVEALIRNVQEAGFESIDALFDAAYNERILFELEIELRLIVFKKFMQIPFYHEIKLFYNLDNRTTVMPGFKSGMTAPLLEACGLSKEAICFELSEKHLDRSFVNIDHLTMNIYKQQGYRMAIDDFGVGYSGLQTLYSAEPDFIKIDRFFVDGIASSSKRRLFVQSIIEIAQNLGIGVIAEGVETREDFLTCRNLGCSLIQGYFVAKPSKKIERLLRRYGEVEALYEKEKRDALMSNGIEGKMERLDYVKESDSLHAMQEFFTKHKKARLLPVVGDDMAPRGVILEESLKEYTYSPFGWALLHNQTKGCIKNLISPCPSVELNDPLEKILRIYAHNEGSEGVLVAQNGVYVGYLSAKVLLDVVNEKNLLNARDQSPLTGLLGNRAISEYISTALIKPGTWALVYFDLDNFKPFNDHYGFRNGDRVIKLLADIIKKTSNRLGFDALPGHIGGDDFFLGWRVEGTFEAAVEEVQNVVAKFGFDAQSFYSKEDREKGYILAKDRHEQERKFALISVSAAMLMVHVREGDTVDEEAITWCYADLKKSAKACIGGAVVPATLFSRGHFTA; from the coding sequence ATGAATTTTGATAAAAAATGGCGCAAGCTTTTAGAGGTTGTGGATTATGCGTTTCAGCCCATTGTCAATGCGTACAGTGGGCATGTTTACGCGGTGGAAGCGCTTATTCGCAACGTCCAAGAAGCGGGCTTTGAGAGTATTGATGCGCTTTTTGATGCGGCGTACAACGAGCGTATTTTATTTGAACTTGAAATAGAATTACGCCTCATTGTTTTTAAAAAATTTATGCAAATCCCCTTTTATCATGAAATTAAACTTTTTTATAACCTCGACAACCGCACGACGGTTATGCCAGGATTTAAATCGGGTATGACCGCGCCCTTACTAGAAGCGTGCGGGCTTAGCAAAGAGGCTATCTGTTTTGAACTCTCCGAAAAGCACCTAGACCGTTCTTTTGTAAATATTGACCACTTGACCATGAATATTTATAAACAGCAAGGTTACCGCATGGCCATAGATGATTTTGGTGTAGGGTACTCGGGTCTCCAGACGCTTTACAGTGCTGAGCCAGATTTTATTAAGATTGATCGTTTTTTTGTGGATGGCATAGCCAGCAGTTCTAAGCGTCGGTTGTTTGTGCAAAGTATTATTGAGATTGCTCAAAATTTGGGGATTGGTGTCATTGCAGAAGGGGTAGAAACCCGCGAAGATTTCCTTACATGTAGAAACCTTGGGTGTAGTTTAATTCAAGGCTACTTTGTCGCCAAGCCGAGCAAGAAAATCGAACGGCTGTTGCGGCGCTATGGGGAGGTGGAAGCCTTGTACGAAAAAGAAAAACGTGATGCGCTGATGAGCAATGGAATTGAGGGAAAAATGGAGCGGCTAGACTATGTCAAAGAAAGTGACAGCTTGCATGCCATGCAGGAGTTTTTTACCAAACACAAAAAAGCGCGCTTGCTTCCTGTGGTGGGTGATGACATGGCGCCGCGCGGGGTGATTTTGGAAGAGAGTTTAAAAGAGTACACCTACTCGCCTTTTGGATGGGCGTTGCTCCATAATCAAACTAAAGGGTGCATCAAAAACCTCATCTCCCCTTGCCCCAGCGTGGAGCTAAACGACCCCTTGGAAAAGATTTTGCGCATCTATGCTCACAATGAGGGGAGTGAAGGGGTGCTTGTGGCGCAAAATGGTGTTTATGTGGGGTATTTGAGTGCGAAAGTGCTTTTGGATGTGGTGAATGAAAAAAACCTCCTCAATGCCCGCGATCAAAGCCCGCTGACAGGATTGCTTGGCAATCGTGCCATTAGTGAATACATCAGCACAGCGCTCATTAAGCCAGGCACTTGGGCACTTGTCTATTTTGATTTGGATAATTTTAAACCCTTTAATGACCACTACGGATTTCGCAACGGCGACCGCGTGATTAAACTCTTGGCAGACATCATTAAAAAAACCTCCAATAGGCTCGGGTTTGACGCCTTACCTGGGCACATTGGCGGGGATGATTTTTTCTTGGGCTGGCGCGTGGAGGGCACGTTTGAAGCCGCTGTTGAAGAGGTGCAAAACGTGGTGGCTAAGTTTGGCTTTGACGCGCAAAGTTTTTACTCTAAAGAAGACCGCGAAAAAGGGTATATTTTAGCCAAAGACCGCCATGAACAGGAGCGAAAATTTGCGCTTATTAGCGTGAGTGCAGCGATGTTGATGGTGCACGTGCGCGAGGGAGACACCGTGGATGAAGAGGCCATTACATGGTGTTATGCGGATTTGAAAAAAAGCGCCAAAGCCTGCATTGGCGGCGCTGTGGTTCCTGCTACGCTCTTTTCGCGAGGCCATTTTACGGCATAA
- the mraY gene encoding phospho-N-acetylmuramoyl-pentapeptide-transferase translates to MFYWLYDVYAINLLQYITVRAGLAFFLAFTCTVVVLPWFIRWAKRRKASQPIYDLAPKTHQKKSNTPTMGGLFFLLTATFAILLCARLDNGFVLASLVCILGFGAIGIKDDSAKILGNNNQSGLSPKAKLALQAIVGLIVAALTLYATGIPTDFYLPFYKFPLFDLGWMSLLFWMLVMVSSSNAVNLTDGLDGLATVPSIFSMLTLGVFIYLSGHAVLGGYLLLPKVVGSGEVVIVATALIGSLMGFLWYNCYPAEVFMGDTGSLSIGAIIGYMAIISKNELLLLLIGFVFVLETVSVILQVGSFKARKKRIFLMAPIHHHFEMKGWAENKIIVRFWIIALLSNLIALTALKLR, encoded by the coding sequence ATGTTTTATTGGCTTTATGATGTTTATGCCATCAACCTTCTTCAGTATATTACCGTGCGGGCAGGACTTGCGTTCTTTTTGGCCTTTACATGTACCGTGGTCGTCTTACCTTGGTTTATTCGCTGGGCAAAACGGCGAAAAGCTAGTCAGCCCATCTATGACCTTGCCCCAAAAACTCACCAAAAAAAATCCAACACCCCTACTATGGGCGGACTCTTTTTTCTCCTTACGGCCACCTTTGCGATTCTTCTGTGTGCGCGCCTTGATAACGGTTTTGTACTGGCTTCTTTGGTGTGCATCTTAGGCTTTGGGGCCATTGGCATTAAAGACGACAGCGCAAAAATTTTAGGCAACAACAACCAAAGCGGCCTTAGTCCCAAAGCCAAGCTCGCCTTGCAAGCCATCGTGGGGCTAATAGTAGCGGCCTTAACACTCTATGCCACAGGGATTCCAACGGATTTTTACCTCCCTTTTTACAAATTCCCTTTGTTTGATTTAGGGTGGATGAGCTTGTTATTTTGGATGCTTGTCATGGTTTCTTCCTCTAACGCCGTAAATCTCACCGACGGACTTGATGGCCTAGCCACCGTCCCTTCTATCTTTTCCATGCTCACCCTTGGCGTGTTCATTTACCTCAGCGGTCACGCGGTCTTGGGCGGGTACTTGCTCTTGCCAAAGGTCGTGGGTTCGGGCGAAGTGGTCATTGTTGCTACTGCGCTCATTGGGTCGCTCATGGGCTTTTTGTGGTACAACTGCTACCCTGCGGAAGTGTTTATGGGCGACACAGGAAGCCTTAGTATTGGGGCGATTATTGGCTACATGGCCATTATTTCTAAAAATGAATTGCTGTTGTTGCTCATCGGGTTTGTGTTTGTCCTTGAAACCGTCTCGGTCATCTTACAAGTGGGAAGTTTCAAAGCGCGCAAAAAACGCATCTTTCTCATGGCGCCCATTCATCATCATTTTGAGATGAAAGGCTGGGCGGAAAATAAAATCATCGTGCGCTTTTGGATTATCGCGCTGCTTTCCAACCTCATCGCCCTTACGGCCCTTAAATTGCGATGA
- a CDS encoding helix-turn-helix domain-containing protein translates to MTDKQNKFLALRAEGLTFDVIAKELKTSKPTLIQWSKLFEEEIKSLQFESFLKIKEAYSYSVKAKYEMTLKQLGKIDEAILGADLSSSSIKDLFTIKNSLLSQLEAIEKKISVNAHVTQTDEFGNKETLRLKLNEAE, encoded by the coding sequence ATGACCGATAAACAAAACAAATTTTTAGCACTTAGGGCTGAGGGATTGACCTTTGATGTTATCGCCAAAGAGCTAAAAACGAGTAAGCCTACATTGATTCAATGGAGTAAACTTTTTGAAGAGGAGATTAAGAGCCTGCAATTTGAAAGCTTTTTGAAGATAAAGGAGGCTTATAGCTACAGCGTAAAAGCAAAGTATGAAATGACCCTCAAGCAGTTAGGGAAGATTGATGAGGCAATTCTTGGAGCTGATTTATCATCATCTAGCATAAAAGACCTTTTCACGATTAAAAATAGCCTACTCTCTCAACTCGAAGCCATAGAGAAGAAAATATCAGTTAATGCACATGTTACTCAAACAGATGAATTTGGGAATAAAGAAACATTACGCCTCAAACTCAATGAAGCTGAATAA